A portion of the Pan troglodytes isolate AG18354 chromosome 10, NHGRI_mPanTro3-v2.0_pri, whole genome shotgun sequence genome contains these proteins:
- the CABP1 gene encoding calcium-binding protein 1 isoform X3 produces MGNCVKSPLRNLSRKMCQEEQTSYMVVQTSEEGLAADAELPGPLLMLAQNCAVMHNLLGPACIFLRKGFAENRQPDRSLRPEEIEELREAFREFDKDKDGYINCRDLGNCMRTMGYMPTEMELIELSQQINMNLGGHVDFDDFVELMGPKLLAETADMIGVKELRDAFREFDTNGDGEISTSELREAMRKLLGHQVGHRDIEEIIRDVDLNGDGRVDFEEFVRMMSR; encoded by the exons ATGTGCCAGGAGGAACAGACCAGCTACATGGTGGTGCAGACGAGCGAGGAGGGGCTGGCGGCCGACGCCGAGCTCCCGGGACCGCTCCTGATGCTGGCCCAGAACTGCGCAGTCATGCACAACCTGCTGGGCCCTGCCTGCATTTTCCTGCGCAAGGGCTTCGCTGAGAACAGGCAGCCT GATAGATCACTGCGACCAGAGGAAATTGAAG AGCTCCGAGAGGCCTTCAGAGAATTCGACAAGGACAAGGATGGCTACATCAACTGCCGGGATCTGGGCAACTGCATGCGCACCATGGGCTACATGCCCACCGAGATGGAGCTCATCGAACTGTCCCAGCAGATCAACATGAACC tGGGTGGCCATGTAGATTTTGATGACTTCGTGGAGCTAATGGGGCCTAAACTCCTGGCAGAGACAGCAGATATGATTGGTGTAAAGGAACTGCGAGATGCTTTCCGAGAG TTTGACACCAATGGTGATGGGGAAATAAGCACCAGTGAGCTGCGAGAGGCTATGAGGAAGCTCCTGGGTCATCAGGTGGGACACCGAGACATAGAGGAAATTATCCGAGATGTGGACCTCAATGGGGATGGACGAGTGGACTTTGAAG